The following DNA comes from Streptomyces pristinaespiralis.
CCGCGCCGACGCTCTGGAGCCACCGCCCGCCCTCAACCTCCCGCTCGCGCGGATGAGGCCGTTCGTACGGGCCATAGGCCGCGCCACGGCCGGCCGGCCCGTGGCGCTGGGCCGGGTCCGCTACGGCCACCGCGGCTGGAACGGCGAGCGCGCCGACGCCGCCCGTGACGCCCGACTGGCGATGGACGAACTGGCCACACTGGCCGGTGCCGTGCCGACGGTCCTGGTGGGCCACTCCATGGGCGCACGGGCCGCCCTGCACGCGGCGGGCCACCCGCAGGTGAAAGCGGTCGTGGGCCTCGCCCCCTGGTGCCCGCCGGAGGACCCGGTCGACCACCTCGCCGGCAGGACCGTGGTGCTGCTGCACGGGGACCGCGACCGGATCACCGACCCGGCGCAGACGTGGGCCTTCGCCGCACGGGCCCGAGCAGCGGGCGCCGACGTCCGCGAACTGCCGATGCCCGGGGGTGACCATGCGATGCTCCGCGGCGCGGCCGACTGGCACGCGCACACCACACGCCTGGTGCTCGAACTGCTCGGCACCGCAAGCTGACCGGCCTCGCACGGACGGGCCGCCGCCTGCCGTCGCTGCCGACGTCGGACCGGCGACTGCCCGGCTGCTCCGGCCCCTGCCGTCACGCCGACGGCTGCCCCCCGGCCTGCCGCCGTACCAGCGGCTGCTCCGCCGCCTGCCGTCCTACCGGCGGCTGCTCCCGCCGCCTGGCGTCAGGTCGGTGGGAGCCCGGCAGCTCCCACCGCCTCCCGTCGGGCCGGACAGACAGGCAGGGGACGGCCGTCCTACCAGCCGCGTGCCCGCCACTCGGCCAGATGCGGCCGCTCCTCGCCCAGGCTGGTGTCCTTGCCGTGCCCCGGGTAGACCCAGGTCTCGTCGGGGAGGCGGGCGAACAGCTTCTCCTCGACGCCGTCGAGCAGGCTCGTGAACGCCTTCGGGTCGTCGCGGGTGTTGCCCACGCCGCCCGGGAACAGGCAGTCACCGGTGAAGACGTGCGGGTGGCCGTGCGGGTCGTCGTAGACGAGCACGATGGAACCCGGAGTGTGACCGACGAGGTGACGGGCGGTCAGCTCCACCCGCCCCACCCGGATCGTGTCGCCGTCGTCGACGGGCACGTCGGTGGGGACGGGGATGCCGTCCGCGTCATGACGCCCGGCGTAGGTACGCGCGCCGGTCGCCCGCACCACCTCCTCCAGCGCCTGCCAGTGGTCGCCGTGCCGGTGCGTGGTCACGACGGAGGCGATGGAGTCGTCGCCGATCAGCTGCAGCAGTGTCTCCGGGTCGGCCGCGGCGTCGATCAGCAACTGCTCGCCAGTGGCCCTGCAGCGCAACAGATAGGCGTTGTTGTCCATCGGTCCGACCGCGACCTTGGAGATCATCAGGTCGGCGAGTTCGTGCACGTCCGCCGGGCCGCCGACCTTCACCGCTCCGCTGTATGTCATGCGTCTCAGCCTATAGCGGGGGCAGTGCGGGGAGCGGGCCTGTGGCGCACTCCAGGGCCGAGCCGTCGCGGCGGCCGGACAGCCAGCCCAGGACGTCGGCGGGGGAGCCGGAGACGGTGACTGGTGCGCCCTCGGAACCGCCCGTACGCCACTCGCCGCCGGCGGTGACGATCCGGGTCGGCGGGACGTCGGAGCGGCCGCTCCAGCGCTCTGCCAGGAACTCGGTCTCCCGCTCGGTGAACTCCTTCGGCAGGTCCTCCAGCTCGTAGCCGGCTCCCAGGTCGACATGGTGCAGTTCGACCTCGACGAGGCGGCGGAACGGCACCCGGGCGGCGCGGTCGGTCACGCCGTTGCGCAGTTCCACGGTGCGCTCCCAGTCGCCGGAGGCGCGGCCCGCCTCCTGGAAGCGCTCGGCGGAGGCCCGCAGGTCGTCGAGCTGCTCGGGGAGCGGGCGGGGCGCGTCACGCTCGATGTCGGCGTCGCGCGCCTCACCTGTGACATACATCGGCCGGCCTTCGAGAACATTTACGAGCGCGTCGGCGTTACGGGAGATGTGGGCCAGTACATGACCTCGGGTCCAGCCCGGCAGCCGTGACGGTCCGGCCACGGCCGCGTTGTCCAGTCCGGCGGCTGCGGTGAGGAGCCGGTCCGTCGCTTCACGTACAGAGCGCAGGTCGCTCACAGGATCGATCATGAGGTCGACCCTAGCCCCGCCCACTCGATCGGGTGAAGGTCTCGGCGGACGTCCTGAAATCGAATGCGCGTGCTATACGCTCGGTGGAGGCATCCTTGAAAGTCAGGCATTCATCTTCTGGCGGCCCCCATAGGCTGGGAATCAGCCTCGGACGGGGGCTGTGCCTCCGCTTCTACTCAGAAAGGTGCGGACCGGCGTGGCCGACCGTCTCATCGTTCGTGGCGCTCGCGAGCACAACCTGAAAAACGTCTCGCTCGACCTCCCGCGTGACTCCCTCATCGTGTTCACCGGGCTCTCGGGGTCTGGCAAGTCGTCCCTCGCGTTCGACACGATCTTCGCCGAGGGGCAGCGTCGGTACGTCGAGTCGCTCTCCTCCTACGCCCGGCAGTTCCTCGGACAGATGGACAAGCCGGACGTCGACTTCATCGAGGGCCTCTCCCCGGCCGTCTCGATCGACCAGAAGTCGACCTCGCGCAACCCGCGCTCCACGGTCGGCACCATCACCGAGGTCTACGACTACCTCCGTCTGCTGTTCGCGCGCATCGGCAAGCCGCACTGTCCCGAGTGCCGCAGGCCCATCTCGCGCCAGTCGCCGCAGGCGATCGTCGACAAGGTTCTCGAGCTGCCCGAGGGCAGCCGCTTCCAGGTGCTCTCGCCGCTGGTGCGCGAGCGCAAGGGCGAGTTCGTCGACCTCTTCTCCGACCTGCAGACCAAGGGCTACAGCCGGGCGCGGGTCGACGGGAAGACGATCCAGCTCGCCGAGCCGCCCACACTCAAGAAGCAGGAGAAGCACACCATCGAGGTGGTCGTCGACCGCCTCACGGTGAAGGACTCCGCCAAGCGCCGGCTCACCGACTCCGTCGAGACCGCGCTCGGACTCTCCGGCGGCATGGTCGTGCTCGACTTCGTCGACCTCCCCGAGGAGGACCCCGAGCGCGAGCGGATGTACTCGGAGCACCTGTACTGCCCGTACGACGACCTGTCCTTCGAGGAGCTCGAGCCCCGCTCCTTCTCCTTCAACTCGCCCTTCGGCGCCTGCCCCGACTGCACCGGCATCGGCACCCGCATGGAGGTCGACCCCGAGCTGATCGTCCCCGACGAGGAGAAGTCCCTCGACGAAGGCGCGATCCACCCCTGGTCGCACGGCCACACCAAGGAGTACTTCGGCCGCCTGATCGACGGGCTCGCCCAGGCGCTCGGCTTCTCCACGGACATGCCGTGGGCGGGGCTGCCCGCCCGGGCCAAGAAGGCCCTGCTCCACGGCCACAAGACCCAGCTCGAGGTCCGCTACCGCAACCGCTACGGACGCGAGCGCGCCTGGACCACCCCCGCCTTCGAAGGGGCCGTGCAGTTCGTCAAGCGGCGGCACTCCGAGGCCGAGAGCGACTCCAGCAGGGAGCGCTTCGAGGGCTATATGCGCGAGGTGCCGTGCCCCACCTGTGAGGGCACCCGCCTCAAGCCGATCGTCCTCGCGGTCACCGTGATGGAGAAGTCCATCGCCGAGGTCTCCGCGATGTCCATCAGCGAGTGCGCCGAGTTCCTCGGCCGCCTCAAGCTGAACGCCCGCGACAAGAAGATCGCCGAGCGGGTCCTCAAGGAGGTCAACGAGCGGCTGCGCTTCCTCGTCGACGTCGGCCTGGACTATCTGTCGCTCAACCGCGCTGCCGGCACCCTGTCCGGTGGCGAGGCCCAGCGGATCCGGCTCGCCACCCAGATCGGCTCCGGTCTCGTCGGTGTGCTCTACGTCCTCGACGAGCCGTCCATCGGTCTCCACCAGCGGGACAACCACCGGCTGATCGAGACCCTCGTCCGGCTGCGCGACATGGGTAACACGCTCATCGTCGTGGAGCACGACGAGGACACGATCAAGGTCGCGGACTGGGTCGTCGACATCGGCCCCGGCGCGGGTGAGCACGGTGGCAAGGTCGTGCACTCCGGGTCGCTGAAGCAGCTGCTGTCCAACAAGGAGTCGATCACCGGGCAGTACCTCTCCGGGAAGCGGTCCATCCCGACCCCGGAGCTGCGCCGCCCGGTCGACCCGTCACGCAGCCTGACCGTGCACGGCGCCCGGGAGAACAACCTCCGGGACATCGACGTCGCGTTCCCGCTCGGCGTCCTCACGGCCGTCACCGGAGTCTCCGGCTCCGGAAAGTCGACCCTCGTCAACGACATCCTCTACACCCACCTCGCCCGTGAGCTGAACGGCGCGAAGTCGGTGCCGGGCCGGCACACCCGGGTCGACGGCGACGACCTCGTCGACAAGGTGGTCCACGTCGACCAGTCGCCCATCGGCCGCACCCCGCGGTCGAACCCGGCGACGTACACGGGAGTCTTCGACCACGTCCGCAGGCTCTTCGCGGAGACGATGGAGGCCAAGGTCCGCGGCTATCTGCCGGGCCGGTTCTCCTTCAACGTCAAGGGCGGCCGCTGCGAGAACTGCTCCGGCGACGGCACCATCAAGATCGAGATGAACTTCCTGCCGGACGTCTACGTCCCGTGCGAGGTCTGCCACGGAGCGCGGTACAACCGCGAGACGCTGGAGGTCCACTACAAGGGGAAGTCCATCGCCGAGGTCCTGGACATGCCGATCGAGGAGGCGCTGCACTTCTTCGAGGCCGTCCCGACGATCTCCCGCCATCTGCGCACCCTCAACGAGGTGGGCCTCGGCTACGTCAGGCTCGGCCAGTCCGCGCCGACGCTGTCGGGCGGTGAGGCGCAGCGTGTGAAGCTGGCGTCCGAGCTGCAGAAGCGGTCCACCGGCCGCACGGTCTACGTCCTGGACGAGCCGACCACCGGTCTGCACTTCGAGGACATCAGCAAGCTGATCAACGTGCTGTCCGACCTCGTCGACAAGGGGAACTCGGTGATCGTCATCGAGCACAACCTCGACGTCATCAAGACGGCGGACTGGGTCGTGGACATGGGCCCCGAAGGCGGCAGCGGCGGCGGCCTGGTGATCGCCGAGGGCACTCCCGAGCAGGTCGCGGGCGTCCCGGCGAGCCACACCGGCAAGTTCCTGCGCGACATCCTCGACGCGGACCGGATCAGCGACGCGGCGGCTGCGGTGCCGGCGGCGCGTAAGCCGACGAGGTCGGCGAAGGCGGGGACGTCGGCGAAGGCAGCGGCGACGGCGGCGAAGCCTGCGAAGAAGACGGCGGCGCGGGCGGCCCGGAAGGCGTGACGTGAGTGGGGGTGCGGTTCCGCTGTGCGGGGCCGCCCCCCGACCCTCCCCCCACGGCCCGGTGGCCGTGGGGGGACAGTCGTACCCGGCCCCTGTTCACGGGGGCTCCGCCCGCGTCGACCCTCTCCTCGACTCGACCGGGATCGCCCGGCGGCAGTGGTCGCAGCGCTCACGTCCACCCGCCCGACGCGGCGGCGATCTCCGCCGGTATCGTCGGGTCTGTCAGGGGCGGCAAGGCCCCCGGCC
Coding sequences within:
- a CDS encoding alpha/beta hydrolase; the protein is MIVIAVRTGVKEPLPALRLYRSVGQPRAAVLLLHGGRADALEPPPALNLPLARMRPFVRAIGRATAGRPVALGRVRYGHRGWNGERADAARDARLAMDELATLAGAVPTVLVGHSMGARAALHAAGHPQVKAVVGLAPWCPPEDPVDHLAGRTVVLLHGDRDRITDPAQTWAFAARARAAGADVRELPMPGGDHAMLRGAADWHAHTTRLVLELLGTAS
- a CDS encoding MBL fold metallo-hydrolase, which gives rise to MTYSGAVKVGGPADVHELADLMISKVAVGPMDNNAYLLRCRATGEQLLIDAAADPETLLQLIGDDSIASVVTTHRHGDHWQALEEVVRATGARTYAGRHDADGIPVPTDVPVDDGDTIRVGRVELTARHLVGHTPGSIVLVYDDPHGHPHVFTGDCLFPGGVGNTRDDPKAFTSLLDGVEEKLFARLPDETWVYPGHGKDTSLGEERPHLAEWRARGW
- a CDS encoding maleylpyruvate isomerase family mycothiol-dependent enzyme, which translates into the protein MIDPVSDLRSVREATDRLLTAAAGLDNAAVAGPSRLPGWTRGHVLAHISRNADALVNVLEGRPMYVTGEARDADIERDAPRPLPEQLDDLRASAERFQEAGRASGDWERTVELRNGVTDRAARVPFRRLVEVELHHVDLGAGYELEDLPKEFTERETEFLAERWSGRSDVPPTRIVTAGGEWRTGGSEGAPVTVSGSPADVLGWLSGRRDGSALECATGPLPALPPL
- the uvrA gene encoding excinuclease ABC subunit UvrA — encoded protein: MADRLIVRGAREHNLKNVSLDLPRDSLIVFTGLSGSGKSSLAFDTIFAEGQRRYVESLSSYARQFLGQMDKPDVDFIEGLSPAVSIDQKSTSRNPRSTVGTITEVYDYLRLLFARIGKPHCPECRRPISRQSPQAIVDKVLELPEGSRFQVLSPLVRERKGEFVDLFSDLQTKGYSRARVDGKTIQLAEPPTLKKQEKHTIEVVVDRLTVKDSAKRRLTDSVETALGLSGGMVVLDFVDLPEEDPERERMYSEHLYCPYDDLSFEELEPRSFSFNSPFGACPDCTGIGTRMEVDPELIVPDEEKSLDEGAIHPWSHGHTKEYFGRLIDGLAQALGFSTDMPWAGLPARAKKALLHGHKTQLEVRYRNRYGRERAWTTPAFEGAVQFVKRRHSEAESDSSRERFEGYMREVPCPTCEGTRLKPIVLAVTVMEKSIAEVSAMSISECAEFLGRLKLNARDKKIAERVLKEVNERLRFLVDVGLDYLSLNRAAGTLSGGEAQRIRLATQIGSGLVGVLYVLDEPSIGLHQRDNHRLIETLVRLRDMGNTLIVVEHDEDTIKVADWVVDIGPGAGEHGGKVVHSGSLKQLLSNKESITGQYLSGKRSIPTPELRRPVDPSRSLTVHGARENNLRDIDVAFPLGVLTAVTGVSGSGKSTLVNDILYTHLARELNGAKSVPGRHTRVDGDDLVDKVVHVDQSPIGRTPRSNPATYTGVFDHVRRLFAETMEAKVRGYLPGRFSFNVKGGRCENCSGDGTIKIEMNFLPDVYVPCEVCHGARYNRETLEVHYKGKSIAEVLDMPIEEALHFFEAVPTISRHLRTLNEVGLGYVRLGQSAPTLSGGEAQRVKLASELQKRSTGRTVYVLDEPTTGLHFEDISKLINVLSDLVDKGNSVIVIEHNLDVIKTADWVVDMGPEGGSGGGLVIAEGTPEQVAGVPASHTGKFLRDILDADRISDAAAAVPAARKPTRSAKAGTSAKAAATAAKPAKKTAARAARKA